One genomic window of Manihot esculenta cultivar AM560-2 chromosome 16, M.esculenta_v8, whole genome shotgun sequence includes the following:
- the LOC110603201 gene encoding ras-related protein RABA1d produces MAGYRAEDDYDYLFKVVLIGDSGVGKSNLLSRFTRNEFSLESKSTIGVEFATRSLNVDGKVIKAQIWDTAGQERYRAITSAYYRGAVGALLVYDVTRTSTFENVERWLRELRDHTDPNIVVMLIGNKSDLRHLVAVSTEDGKSFAERESLYFMETSALEATNVENAFAEVLTQIYRIVSKKAMEAGDEGATSAVPSKGEKIDVGKDVSAMKRVGCCSS; encoded by the exons ATGGCAGGGTacagagctgaagatgattacGATTACCTTTTCAAGGTGGTGCTGATAGGCGACTCTGGTGTGGGCAAGTCCAATCTACTGTCCAGGTTCACTCGGAATGAATTCAGTTTGGAATCTAAGTCCACTATAGGAGTTGAGTTTGCTACTCGTAGCTTGAACGTTGATGGCAAGGTCATCAAGGCCCAGATTTGGGACACTGCTGGCCAAGAGAG GTACCGAGCCATAACTAGTGCTTACTACCGAGGAGCAGTGGGTGCACTACTTGTGTATGATGTCACCCGAACGTCAACATTTGAAAATGTTGAAAGGTGGCTAAGGGAATTGAGGGACCATACAGACCCCAACATTGTGGTGATGCTCATTGGTAATAAATCAGATCTTCGCCACCTTGTGGCCGTCTCAACTGAGGATGGGAAATCCTTTGCAGAGAGAGAGTCACTCTACTTCATGGAAACTTCTGCTCTGGAAGCTACTAATGTGGAGAATGCATTTGCTGAAGTTCTTACTCAGATCTACCGTATTGTAAGCAAGAAGGCTATGGAGGCTGGTGATGAAGGTGCTACATCAGCTGTTCCATCGAAGGGAGAGAAAATTGATGTCGGTAAAGATGTTTCTGCTATGAAGAGAGTAGGGTGCTGCTCAAGCTAG